In the Girardinichthys multiradiatus isolate DD_20200921_A chromosome 4, DD_fGirMul_XY1, whole genome shotgun sequence genome, one interval contains:
- the LOC124867202 gene encoding arylamine N-acetyltransferase, pineal gland isozyme NAT-10-like: MNLEEYFQRIGFHGPHDKVNLASLKLIHKLHVMTIPFENLSIHCGEWVTMDLEDIFNKLVRSSRGGWCLESNYLFGWVLREMGFKVTMLGSKVFNSIINDFGPGENHLINMVEIDGKAYIADVSFGVSSQVWEPLELISGKDQPQGAGVFCLINKEDIWILEKTGRKPVVANPEFSTSSLVNKVQTYQIYCFTLEPREAENFTAIGHKLQTDPVSLFTKKSICSLQTPTGFKVLVGLIYSVVTYKPEEGVDILDMRYITEDGLDEILKEQFNVRLQSKMKPSNKKACFCYTI, from the coding sequence ATGAATTTGGAGGAGTACTTTCAAAGGATAGGCTTTCATGGCCCTCATGATAAAGTGAATCTTGCATCTCTAAAGTTGATCCACAAGCTGCACGTCATGACGATCCCTTTTGAAAACCTCAGCATTCACTGCGGAGAATGGGTCACCATGGACCTGGAGGATATTTTTAATAAGCTAGTGAGGAGCAGTCGTGGAGGCTGGTGCCTTGAAAGCAACTACCTGTTTGGATGGGTGCTGAGAGAAATGGGCTTCAAAGTCACCATGTTGGGCTCAAAAGTTTTCAACAGTATCATCAATGATTTTGGGCCTGGGGAGAATCATCTCATCAACATGGTTGAAATTGATGGGAAGGCTTATATAGCTGATGTAAGCTTTGGAGTGTCGTCTCAGGTCTGGGAGCCACTGGAGCTCATCTCCGGAAAGGACCAGCCACAGGGAGCAGGGGTGTTTTGTCTTATCAATAAAGAGGACATCTGGATCCTGGAGAAGACAGGCAGGAAACCAGTGGTTGCTAATCCAGAATTTTCCACTTCCAGCCTGGTGAACAAGGTGCAAACATATCAGATCTACTGCTTCACCCTGGAGCCTCGAGAAGCAGAAAATTTCACAGCAATAGGCCACAAACTTCAAACAGATCCAGTCTCTCTGTTCACCAAAAAGTCCATATGCTCCCTGCAAACACCTACAGGTTTTAAAGTCCTTGTTGGCCTTATCTACAGTGTGGTCACCTACAAACCCGAGGAAGGGGTGGATATCTTGGACATGAGATACATAACTGAGGATGGGCTTGATGAAATCCTTAAGGAGCAGTTTAATGTAAGGTTGCAGAGTAAAATGAAGCCTTCAAACAAAAAGGCTTGCTTTTGCTACACGATCTAG
- the LOC124867201 gene encoding arylamine N-acetyltransferase, pineal gland isozyme NAT-10-like has product MSSFEGKMKLEEYFQRIGFDGPCDKMDLATLMLVHKLHVMSIPFENLSIHCGEWITMDLEVIFNKLVRSSRGGWCLENNYLFGWVLREMGFDATTLSSRAFNSIINDFGALDSHLIHKVIIDGKAYIADVSFGVSSQIWEPLELISGKDQPQAAGVFRLVHEGEIWVLEKTGRKPEVLNPEFAKSSLVNRKETKQIYCFTLEPRQVDHFIDKSQRLQKDPASLFTNKSICSLQTPTGFKALIGWTYSEVTYKLEEGVDVLDMRNVTEDEIDVVLKEQFNVKLQNKLKPVCNKTFYTL; this is encoded by the exons ATGTCATCCTTTGAAG GTAAGATGAAATTGGAGGAGTACTTCCAAAGGATTGGCTTCGATGGCCCTTGTGATAAAATGGATCTCGCAACCCTGATGTTGGTCCACAAGCTGCACGTCATGTCGATCCCTTTTGAAAACCTCAGCATTCACTGTGGAGAGTGGATCACCATGGACCTGGAGGTTATTTTTAATAAGCTAGTGAGAAGCAGTCGTGGGGGCTGGTGTCTTGAGAACAATTACCTGTTTGGATGGGTGCTGAGAGAAATGGGCTTCGATGCCACAACACTGAGCTCCAGAGCGTTCAACAGTATCATCAATGACTTTGGTGCTCTTGATTCTCACCTCATTCACAAAGTTATCATTGATGGGAAGGCTTATATAGCTGATGTAAGCTTTGGAGTGTCGTCACAGATATGGGAGCCACTGGAGCTAATCTCTGGAAAGGACCAACCGCAGGCAGCAGGGGTGTTTCGTCTTGTCCATGAGGGGGAAATTTGGGTCCTGGAGAAGACTGGCAGGAAACCAGAGGTTCTGAATCCAGAATTTGCCAAATCCAGCCTGGTGAACAGGAAGGAGACTAAGCAGATCTACTGTTTTACCCTGGAGCCTCGACAGGTTGATCATTTCATTGACAAAAGCCAGAGACTCCAGAAAGACCCTGCCTCCCTCTTTACCAACAAGTCCATCTGCTCCTTGCAAACACCAACAGGATTCAAAGCTCTGATTGGCTGGACCTACAGTGAGGTCACCTACAAACTTGAGGAAGGGGTGGATGTGTTGGACATGAGGAATGTAACAGAGGATGAGATTGATGTGGTCCTGAAGGAGCAGTTTAATGTAAAGCTGCAGAACAAACTAAAGCCTGTgtgcaacaaaacattttatacacTTTGA